The following are encoded together in the Pseudomonas maumuensis genome:
- a CDS encoding aspartate-semialdehyde dehydrogenase produces the protein MTTTALDIAVVGATGTVGESLVQILEEVAFPVSTLHLLASMESAGSSVMFAGKKLKVREVDSFDFTQVQLVFFAASPAVSLSFAPKATAAGCTVIDLSGALDGATALVPEANGERIGELAQPALITSPSAGAVALAVALAPLRGLLDIERVQVNACLAVSEQGREAVSELARQTAELLNARPLEPRFFDRQVAFNLLPQVGMPDEQGHTSVERRLVSELRQVLDLPQLKISVTCIQVPVFFGDSFSVAVQSRRSVDLAAINAALEAADGIELVEPGDYPTPVGDAVGQDVVYVGRVRHGVDEDQQLNLWLTTDNVRKGAALNAVQAAQLLIKHMA, from the coding sequence ATGACCACCACCGCCCTAGACATTGCCGTAGTTGGCGCCACCGGCACCGTCGGTGAATCCCTCGTCCAGATTCTCGAGGAAGTGGCCTTCCCGGTCTCCACCCTGCATCTGCTGGCCAGCATGGAATCCGCTGGCAGCAGCGTCATGTTCGCGGGCAAGAAGCTGAAAGTCCGCGAAGTGGACAGTTTCGACTTCACCCAGGTCCAGCTGGTGTTCTTCGCCGCCAGCCCGGCCGTCAGTCTCAGCTTCGCGCCCAAGGCGACTGCTGCCGGTTGCACAGTGATCGACCTGTCTGGCGCCCTGGACGGTGCCACCGCGCTGGTTCCGGAAGCCAATGGCGAGCGCATCGGCGAGCTGGCGCAACCCGCGCTGATCACCAGCCCGAGCGCCGGCGCGGTGGCACTGGCCGTGGCGCTGGCGCCACTCAGGGGGCTGCTCGATATCGAGCGCGTACAGGTCAACGCCTGCCTGGCGGTTTCGGAACAAGGCAGGGAGGCGGTCAGCGAGCTCGCCCGGCAGACCGCCGAACTGCTTAACGCACGTCCGCTGGAGCCGCGTTTCTTCGATCGTCAGGTAGCCTTCAACCTGTTGCCCCAGGTCGGTATGCCCGATGAGCAGGGTCACACGAGTGTGGAGCGCCGTCTGGTCAGCGAACTGCGCCAGGTGCTGGACCTGCCGCAATTGAAGATTTCCGTGACCTGCATTCAAGTCCCGGTGTTTTTCGGCGATAGCTTCAGTGTGGCGGTGCAGAGCCGTCGCTCGGTCGACCTGGCGGCCATCAACGCCGCGCTGGAGGCCGCAGACGGCATCGAGCTGGTCGAGCCGGGTGACTATCCGACGCCCGTGGGTGACGCGGTGGGTCAGGACGTGGTCTATGTTGGACGTGTACGCCATGGTGTCGATGAAGACCAGCAGCTCAATCTGTGGCTGACCACCGACAATGTGCGCAAGGGCGCGGCGCTGAACGCCGTGCAGGCGGCACAATTGTTGATAAAACACATGGCGTAA
- a CDS encoding PhzF family phenazine biosynthesis protein produces the protein MQLEIFQVDAFSSVPFGGNPAAVIPLQKWLPDDVLQRIAEENNLSETAYFVRNGEAFDLRWFTPAVEVDLCGHATLAAAWVLFEQLGEQAEVLRFNTRSGELRVWRNADGLLAMDFPAKQPVAVEIPQGLLEALGLREARALYRTDDYVLVIDDASLIEGLKPDFVALSAFDVRGIAVTAAGRGFDFVTRWFGPRVGVNEDPVTGSAHTSLVPYWAQRLGKRSLRCEQGGARKGQLQCDLPGNGRVIISGRGALYLRGTIFV, from the coding sequence ATGCAACTAGAGATCTTCCAGGTCGATGCCTTTTCGTCCGTGCCGTTCGGCGGCAATCCTGCGGCGGTGATTCCCCTGCAGAAGTGGCTGCCCGACGACGTTCTGCAGCGCATCGCCGAAGAGAACAACCTGTCCGAAACAGCGTACTTCGTGCGTAACGGCGAAGCGTTCGACTTGCGCTGGTTCACCCCGGCGGTGGAGGTCGACCTGTGTGGGCATGCGACATTGGCCGCGGCCTGGGTGCTGTTCGAGCAACTGGGCGAACAGGCCGAGGTTCTGCGCTTCAATACCCGCAGCGGGGAACTTCGGGTTTGGCGCAATGCCGATGGTCTTCTGGCAATGGATTTCCCGGCCAAGCAACCGGTTGCCGTCGAAATTCCGCAAGGGTTGCTCGAGGCGCTCGGGTTGCGCGAAGCCCGGGCGTTGTACCGGACGGACGATTACGTGTTGGTCATCGACGATGCCTCGCTGATTGAAGGGCTCAAGCCGGACTTCGTGGCGTTGTCGGCGTTCGATGTGCGTGGGATTGCCGTGACCGCGGCTGGGCGCGGGTTCGATTTCGTCACGCGGTGGTTCGGACCCAGGGTTGGCGTGAATGAAGACCCGGTAACCGGGTCGGCGCATACCTCGTTGGTGCCTTATTGGGCGCAGCGCCTGGGCAAGCGCAGTTTGCGCTGTGAGCAGGGTGGGGCGCGCAAGGGGCAGTTGCAGTGCGATTTGCCCGGGAATGGGCGGGTGATCATCAGCGGGCGGGGGGCGCTTTACTTGCGAGGGACGATTTTTGTTTGA
- a CDS encoding 2-hydroxyacid dehydrogenase, whose translation MSKTVLVLVETVDDYLPLLEQAGYRLIRAPSPQMRADAIVRHAGEIDAVLTRGPLGLTADEIATLTQLQIICVIGAGYEQVDLEAAAARGITVTNGAGANAGPVADHAMALLLALLRDIPRADASTRRGEWNRVISPSISGKRLGIIGLGAVGQAIARRASQGFDMNVSYHSRTPRRDQAYTWYDSPLHLADAVDILVVATPGGAATRHLVDAPVLEALGAEGYLVNIARASVVDTTALVAALEQGVIAGAALDVFDDEPAVPAALKALGNTVLTPHVAGQSPEAARDTVSLVLRNLQAFFAGEPVLTPVRG comes from the coding sequence ATGAGCAAGACAGTCCTGGTGCTGGTGGAAACCGTCGATGACTACCTACCGCTGCTGGAGCAAGCCGGCTACCGGCTGATCCGCGCACCTTCGCCACAAATGCGCGCCGACGCCATTGTCCGGCATGCCGGCGAGATCGACGCCGTGCTCACCCGCGGTCCGCTGGGCCTCACGGCCGACGAAATTGCCACTTTGACCCAACTCCAGATCATCTGCGTGATCGGCGCCGGCTACGAGCAGGTCGACCTCGAGGCTGCCGCAGCGCGCGGTATTACCGTTACCAATGGCGCTGGGGCAAACGCCGGTCCCGTCGCCGACCACGCCATGGCGTTGCTGCTGGCGCTGTTGCGCGATATCCCGCGTGCCGATGCCAGTACCCGGCGCGGCGAATGGAACCGGGTGATCAGCCCCTCGATCAGCGGTAAGCGTCTGGGCATCATCGGCCTGGGTGCGGTCGGCCAGGCCATCGCCCGTCGTGCTAGCCAGGGCTTCGACATGAATGTCAGTTACCACAGCCGCACACCTCGCCGGGACCAAGCGTACACCTGGTACGACAGCCCGTTGCATCTGGCCGATGCCGTGGACATCCTGGTGGTCGCCACGCCCGGCGGCGCTGCTACCCGGCATCTGGTCGATGCCCCGGTGCTGGAGGCACTGGGTGCCGAGGGCTACCTGGTCAATATCGCTCGGGCCAGCGTCGTGGACACCACGGCGTTGGTCGCGGCACTGGAGCAGGGCGTGATCGCGGGGGCGGCGCTGGACGTGTTCGATGACGAACCGGCCGTGCCCGCTGCGCTGAAGGCGCTGGGCAACACGGTGCTGACCCCGCATGTAGCCGGGCAGTCGCCGGAAGCGGCGCGCGACACCGTGAGCCTGGTGTTGCGCAACCTGCAGGCGTTCTTTGCCGGCGAGCCGGTGCTGACCCCGGTTCGTGGTTGA
- the ccmI gene encoding c-type cytochrome biogenesis protein CcmI: MTEFWLSAGLLLLAALAFLLLPILRGHRRQQAEQDRTALNVALYEERVAELSAQQAAGVLDDRQLATGRDEAARELLADTERDEAARQGRLGKAIPLLAAVLVPVMALGLYLHFGAADKVELTQEFASAPQSMSEMTTRLERAVQAQPDSAEGLYFLGRAYMAEQRPVDAAKAFERAVALAGRQPELLGQWAQALYFAADKQWSAQLQALTDEALKADPREVTSLGLRGIAAFEGERFQEAIDYWQRLLAQLPQGDASRAALQGGIDRAADKLKAGGGKVAEAARLKVRVELAAALKDKVRPDDTVFIFARASNGPPMPLAAKRVTVAQLPIEVELSDADAMMPQMKLSDFTEVQLVARVSRAGVPTRGEWKGQSAPLATTTQATQHLTIDSPDS, translated from the coding sequence ATGACTGAATTCTGGCTTAGCGCGGGCCTGCTACTGCTCGCCGCCCTGGCTTTTCTGCTGCTGCCGATCCTGCGTGGCCACCGCCGCCAGCAGGCCGAACAAGACCGTACCGCACTCAATGTGGCGCTCTACGAGGAGCGCGTCGCCGAACTGTCCGCCCAGCAGGCGGCCGGCGTGCTCGACGACCGGCAATTGGCCACGGGGCGTGACGAAGCCGCTCGCGAGCTGCTGGCCGACACCGAACGCGACGAGGCAGCGCGCCAGGGCCGCCTGGGCAAGGCCATCCCGCTGCTGGCGGCGGTGCTGGTGCCGGTGATGGCCCTGGGGCTCTACCTGCACTTCGGCGCAGCCGACAAGGTCGAGTTGACCCAGGAGTTCGCCAGCGCGCCGCAGTCGATGAGCGAAATGACCACGCGCCTGGAGCGCGCGGTGCAGGCCCAGCCGGACTCGGCCGAAGGCCTTTACTTCCTCGGTCGGGCCTACATGGCCGAGCAGCGGCCGGTGGATGCGGCCAAGGCTTTCGAGCGTGCCGTGGCCTTGGCCGGACGCCAGCCCGAGCTACTTGGGCAATGGGCTCAGGCGCTGTATTTCGCCGCCGACAAACAATGGTCGGCGCAACTGCAGGCGCTCACCGATGAAGCGCTGAAGGCCGACCCACGGGAAGTCACCAGCCTGGGCCTGCGTGGCATCGCTGCATTCGAGGGCGAGCGCTTCCAGGAAGCCATCGACTACTGGCAGCGCCTGTTGGCGCAACTGCCGCAGGGCGATGCCTCCCGTGCCGCGCTGCAGGGTGGTATCGATCGTGCCGCCGACAAGCTCAAGGCCGGCGGCGGCAAGGTCGCCGAGGCCGCTCGCCTGAAAGTACGGGTCGAGCTGGCCGCGGCGCTCAAGGACAAGGTGCGCCCGGACGACACCGTGTTCATCTTCGCCCGTGCCAGCAACGGCCCGCCCATGCCGCTGGCAGCCAAGCGGGTGACGGTGGCGCAATTGCCGATCGAAGTGGAGCTGTCCGATGCCGATGCGATGATGCCGCAGATGAAACTGTCGGACTTCACCGAAGTCCAACTGGTTGCCCGCGTCTCGCGCGCCGGCGTGCCGACCCGTGGCGAGTGGAAGGGCCAGAGTGCGCCACTGGCCACCACCACCCAGGCCACCCAGCACCTGACCATCGACAGCCCCGATTCGTAA
- a CDS encoding cytochrome c-type biogenesis protein, producing the protein MRRWLTAAVLGLSLAGVAKAAIDTYQFRDEAERERYQQLTKELRCPKCQNQDIADSNAPIAADLRREIFRMLGEGKNNQQIVDFMVDRYGDFVRYKPALSGRTWLLWFGPGILLAGGFVVLAVIVRRRRGQALAGNTELSADERERLAKLLDKERTHD; encoded by the coding sequence ATGAGGCGCTGGCTTACCGCTGCCGTGCTCGGCCTGAGCCTGGCCGGGGTGGCCAAGGCCGCCATCGACACCTACCAGTTCCGCGACGAAGCCGAGCGCGAGCGCTACCAGCAACTGACCAAGGAACTGCGCTGCCCCAAGTGCCAGAACCAGGACATCGCTGATTCCAACGCACCGATCGCCGCCGACCTGCGCCGCGAGATCTTCCGCATGCTGGGTGAAGGCAAGAACAACCAGCAGATCGTTGATTTCATGGTCGATCGCTACGGCGACTTCGTGCGCTACAAGCCTGCGCTCAGCGGGCGCACCTGGCTGCTCTGGTTCGGCCCGGGGATCCTCCTGGCCGGTGGTTTCGTGGTGTTGGCGGTGATCGTCCGCCGCCGCCGCGGCCAGGCCCTGGCCGGCAACACCGAACTGTCCGCCGACGAACGCGAGCGTCTGGCCAAACTGCTGGATAAAGAACGTACCCATGACTGA
- a CDS encoding DsbE family thiol:disulfide interchange protein, whose product MKRWIMVVPLAVFLLVAVFLYKGLFLKPDELPSAMIGKPFPAFSLAAVQGDRTLTQADLAGRPALVNVWGTWCPSCKVEHPYLNQLAEQGVVIHGVNYKDDNAAALKWLAEFHNPYQLNIADQQGTLGLDLGVYGAPETFLIDAKGIIRYKHVGVVDATVWREQLAPLYQGLVDEARP is encoded by the coding sequence ATGAAGCGTTGGATCATGGTGGTGCCCCTGGCGGTGTTCCTGCTGGTGGCGGTCTTTCTCTACAAGGGGTTGTTCCTCAAGCCCGACGAACTGCCTTCGGCGATGATCGGCAAGCCCTTCCCGGCGTTCTCGCTGGCGGCGGTGCAGGGCGATCGTACGCTTACCCAGGCCGACCTGGCCGGGCGCCCGGCGCTGGTCAACGTGTGGGGCACCTGGTGCCCGTCGTGCAAGGTCGAGCACCCGTACCTGAACCAGCTGGCCGAGCAGGGCGTGGTGATCCACGGGGTCAACTACAAGGACGACAACGCCGCCGCGCTGAAGTGGCTGGCCGAGTTCCACAACCCTTACCAGCTGAACATCGCCGACCAGCAAGGCACACTGGGCCTGGACCTGGGCGTGTATGGCGCGCCGGAAACCTTCCTGATCGACGCCAAGGGCATCATCCGCTACAAGCATGTCGGTGTGGTCGATGCCACGGTGTGGCGCGAGCAACTGGCGCCGCTGTACCAGGGCCTGGTCGACGAGGCCAGGCCATGA
- a CDS encoding heme lyase CcmF/NrfE family subunit encodes MIPELGQLAMILAICFAAVQASVPLLGAWRGDSLWMGLARPAAWGQFAFLAFAFACLTHAFMTDNFSVAYVASNSNSALPWYYKFSAVWGAHEGSLLLWALILGGWTFAVSVFSRQLPQVMLARVLAVMGMISVGFLSFLIITSNPFQRLLPQVPGDGRDLNPLLQDFGLIVHPPMLYMGYVGFSVAFAFAIAALLGGRLDAAWARWSRPWTIVAWAFLGVGITLGSWWAYYELGWGGWWFWDPVENASFMPWLVGTALIHSLAVTEKRGVFKSWTVLLAIAAFSLSLLGTFLVRSGVLTSVHAFAADPSRGIFILFFLLFVVGGSLTLFALRAPVVKSQVGFALWSRETLLLANNLVLVVAASMILLGTLYPLVLDALTGAKLSVGPPYFDALFLPLMALLMVVLGIGVVVRWKDTPGKWLAGMLTPVLVGSAVLAPVAGLIVDDFDWPALSVFALAAWVVLAGVRDILDKTRHKGLVKGLAGLNRSYWGMHLAHLGLVVCALGVVLSSNNSAERDLRMAPGETVELGGYHFLFEGAKHFEGPNFISDKGTIRVSRDGREVSVLHPEKRLYTVQQSMMTEAGIDAGFTRDLYVALGEPLENGAWAVRVHIKPYVRWIWLGGLLTGLGGLLAALDRRYRVKVKTRVREALGVSGATA; translated from the coding sequence GTGATCCCCGAACTGGGCCAATTGGCGATGATCCTGGCCATCTGCTTCGCCGCCGTGCAGGCCAGCGTGCCGCTGCTCGGCGCTTGGCGCGGCGACAGCCTGTGGATGGGCCTGGCGCGGCCGGCGGCCTGGGGGCAGTTCGCCTTCCTGGCCTTCGCCTTTGCCTGCCTTACCCACGCCTTCATGACCGACAACTTCTCGGTCGCCTATGTGGCCAGCAACTCCAACAGCGCCTTGCCCTGGTACTACAAGTTCAGTGCCGTCTGGGGCGCGCACGAAGGCTCGCTGCTGCTGTGGGCGTTGATCCTCGGCGGCTGGACCTTCGCCGTGTCGGTCTTCTCGCGGCAGTTGCCCCAGGTGATGCTGGCCCGGGTGCTGGCGGTGATGGGCATGATCAGCGTGGGTTTCCTGAGTTTCCTGATCATCACTTCCAATCCGTTCCAGCGCCTGCTGCCGCAGGTGCCGGGCGACGGACGCGACCTCAACCCGCTGCTGCAGGACTTCGGCCTGATCGTCCACCCACCGATGCTGTACATGGGCTACGTGGGCTTCTCGGTGGCTTTCGCCTTCGCCATCGCCGCCTTGCTCGGCGGGCGCCTGGACGCGGCCTGGGCGCGCTGGTCGCGGCCCTGGACCATCGTCGCCTGGGCCTTCCTCGGCGTCGGCATCACCCTCGGCTCGTGGTGGGCCTACTACGAACTGGGCTGGGGCGGCTGGTGGTTCTGGGATCCGGTCGAAAACGCCTCGTTCATGCCCTGGCTGGTCGGTACGGCGCTGATCCACTCGCTGGCGGTCACCGAAAAGCGCGGGGTGTTCAAGAGCTGGACCGTGCTGCTGGCCATCGCCGCGTTCTCCCTGAGCCTGCTGGGTACATTCCTGGTGCGTTCCGGTGTACTGACCTCGGTGCACGCGTTCGCCGCCGATCCTTCGCGCGGCATCTTCATCCTGTTCTTCCTGCTGTTCGTGGTCGGCGGCTCGCTGACCCTGTTCGCCCTGCGCGCCCCGGTGGTCAAGAGCCAGGTGGGCTTTGCCCTGTGGTCCCGTGAAACCTTGCTTCTGGCCAACAACCTGGTGCTGGTGGTGGCGGCCTCGATGATCCTGCTCGGCACCCTCTATCCGCTGGTGCTAGACGCCCTGACCGGGGCCAAGCTGTCGGTCGGCCCGCCGTATTTCGACGCCTTGTTCCTGCCGCTGATGGCGCTGCTGATGGTGGTGCTGGGTATCGGTGTGGTGGTGCGTTGGAAGGACACCCCCGGCAAGTGGCTGGCCGGCATGCTGACCCCGGTGCTGGTCGGTAGCGCGGTGCTGGCACCGGTCGCCGGGCTGATCGTCGACGATTTCGATTGGCCGGCCCTCAGCGTGTTCGCCCTGGCTGCCTGGGTGGTGCTCGCTGGCGTGCGCGACATCCTCGACAAGACTCGTCACAAGGGCCTGGTCAAAGGCCTGGCTGGGCTCAACCGCAGCTATTGGGGCATGCACCTGGCGCACCTTGGCCTGGTGGTCTGTGCCCTGGGCGTGGTGCTGTCGAGCAACAACAGTGCTGAGCGCGACCTGCGCATGGCGCCGGGCGAGACCGTCGAGCTGGGCGGTTACCACTTCCTGTTCGAGGGCGCCAAACACTTTGAGGGCCCGAACTTCATCTCCGACAAGGGCACTATCCGCGTTTCGCGCGATGGCCGCGAAGTGTCCGTGCTGCACCCGGAAAAACGCCTGTACACCGTGCAGCAGTCGATGATGACCGAGGCCGGCATCGATGCCGGTTTCACCCGCGATCTGTACGTTGCCTTGGGCGAACCGCTGGAAAACGGCGCCTGGGCGGTGCGGGTACATATCAAACCTTATGTCCGCTGGATCTGGCTGGGCGGTCTGCTGACCGGCCTGGGCGGCTTGCTGGCGGCCCTCGACCGACGCTACCGTGTCAAGGTCAAGACCCGGGTGCGTGAGGCCCTGGGCGTGTCTGGAGCAACTGCATGA
- the ccmE gene encoding cytochrome c maturation protein CcmE, translating to MNPQRKKRLFIILGLLAGVGVAVGFALSALQQNINLFYTPTQIANGEAPLDTRIRAGGMVEKGSVQRSADSLDVRFVVTDYSKSVPITYRGILPDLFREGQGIVALGKLNADGVVVADEVLAKHDEKYMPPEVTKALKESGQAASDAGAKP from the coding sequence GTGAATCCGCAGCGCAAGAAACGCCTGTTCATCATCCTCGGCCTGTTGGCCGGTGTCGGCGTCGCCGTGGGCTTTGCCCTGAGTGCGCTGCAGCAGAACATCAACCTGTTCTACACCCCGACGCAGATCGCCAACGGCGAGGCGCCCCTGGACACCCGCATCCGCGCCGGCGGCATGGTCGAGAAGGGCTCGGTGCAGCGCTCGGCCGACTCGCTCGACGTACGCTTCGTGGTCACCGACTACAGCAAATCGGTGCCGATCACCTACCGTGGCATTCTCCCCGACCTGTTCCGCGAAGGGCAGGGCATCGTCGCCCTCGGCAAACTCAACGCTGACGGCGTGGTGGTGGCCGACGAGGTATTGGCCAAGCACGACGAGAAATACATGCCGCCGGAAGTCACCAAGGCCCTGAAGGAAAGCGGCCAGGCCGCCAGCGATGCGGGGGCCAAGCCATGA
- the ccmD gene encoding heme exporter protein CcmD: protein MSFASFADFLAMGHHGLYVWSAYGICLAVLALNVAAPLLARRRYLQEEARRLRRENKP from the coding sequence ATGAGTTTTGCCTCCTTCGCTGATTTTCTCGCCATGGGCCATCATGGCCTGTACGTCTGGTCGGCCTATGGCATTTGCCTGGCGGTGCTGGCGCTGAATGTCGCCGCGCCGCTGCTGGCCCGCCGTCGCTACCTGCAAGAAGAGGCGCGTCGTCTGCGCCGGGAGAACAAACCGTGA
- a CDS encoding heme ABC transporter permease: MKISWTWFHKLGSPKWFYAISGRMLPWLTVCAIVLLLVGITWGLAFAPQDYQQGNSFRIIYIHVPTAMLAQSCYVMLAVAGVVGLVWKMKLADVALQCAAPIGAWMTAVALVTGAIWGKPTWGSWWVWDARLTSMLILLFLYFGIIALGQAISNRDSAAKACAVLAIVGVINIPIIKYSVEWWNTLHQGATFTLTEKPAMPVEMWAPLLITALGFYCFFGAVLLLRMRLEVLKREARASWVKDEVLSQLGREAAR, from the coding sequence ATGAAAATAAGCTGGACGTGGTTCCACAAGCTAGGCTCCCCAAAATGGTTCTATGCCATCAGCGGCCGCATGCTGCCGTGGCTGACCGTTTGCGCCATCGTGCTGTTGCTGGTCGGCATCACCTGGGGGCTGGCCTTCGCCCCCCAGGACTACCAGCAGGGCAACAGTTTCCGCATCATCTATATCCATGTGCCGACCGCCATGCTGGCGCAGTCGTGCTATGTGATGCTCGCCGTGGCGGGCGTGGTGGGGCTGGTGTGGAAGATGAAACTGGCCGATGTCGCGCTGCAGTGCGCGGCGCCGATCGGTGCCTGGATGACCGCGGTGGCGCTGGTCACCGGGGCGATCTGGGGCAAGCCCACCTGGGGCAGTTGGTGGGTCTGGGATGCGCGCCTGACCTCCATGCTCATCCTGCTGTTCCTGTACTTCGGCATCATCGCCCTGGGCCAGGCCATCAGCAATCGCGACAGCGCGGCCAAGGCCTGCGCGGTACTGGCGATCGTCGGCGTGATCAACATCCCGATCATCAAATACTCGGTGGAGTGGTGGAACACCCTGCACCAGGGCGCCACCTTCACCCTCACCGAAAAGCCGGCAATGCCGGTGGAAATGTGGGCGCCGCTGCTGATCACCGCGTTGGGCTTCTATTGCTTCTTCGGCGCCGTGCTGCTGCTGCGCATGCGTCTGGAAGTGCTCAAGCGCGAAGCGCGGGCCAGCTGGGTCAAGGATGAAGTGCTGAGCCAGCTTGGCCGGGAGGCGGCACGATGA
- the ccmB gene encoding heme exporter protein CcmB, which translates to MSVFLLLLRREARLLFRRPAELANPLVFFAIVVALFPLAVGPETQLLQTLSPGLVWVAALLAVLLSLDGLFRSDFEDGSLEQWVLSPHPLAMLVLAKVLAHWIFSGLALVLLAPLLALMLGLPPSCLPVLLASLLLGTPVLSLLGAVGAALTVGLKRGGLLLALLILPLYIPVLILGSGALQAALQNMPATGHLLWLASLTALAVTLAPFAIAAGLKISVGE; encoded by the coding sequence ATGAGCGTATTCCTTCTTCTGTTGCGCCGCGAGGCGCGTCTGTTGTTCCGCCGCCCGGCGGAGCTGGCCAACCCGCTGGTGTTCTTCGCCATCGTCGTCGCCCTGTTCCCCCTGGCGGTAGGGCCAGAGACGCAATTGTTGCAAACCTTGTCGCCAGGACTGGTCTGGGTCGCGGCCTTGCTGGCGGTACTGTTGTCGCTGGACGGGTTGTTCCGCAGTGATTTCGAGGACGGCTCGCTCGAGCAGTGGGTGCTTTCGCCGCACCCGCTGGCCATGCTGGTGCTGGCCAAGGTGCTGGCGCACTGGATCTTTTCCGGGTTGGCGCTGGTATTGTTGGCACCACTGCTGGCGCTGATGCTGGGTTTGCCGCCCAGTTGCCTGCCGGTGCTGCTCGCCTCCCTGCTGTTGGGCACCCCGGTGCTGAGCCTGCTGGGCGCGGTGGGGGCGGCGCTGACGGTCGGTCTCAAGCGCGGTGGTCTGCTGCTGGCATTGCTGATTCTGCCGTTGTATATCCCTGTATTGATCCTGGGCAGTGGTGCGTTGCAGGCGGCGTTGCAGAATATGCCCGCCACCGGTCATCTGCTCTGGCTCGCCAGCCTGACGGCGCTGGCGGTGACACTGGCACCCTTTGCGATCGCGGCCGGGCTGAAGATCAGCGTCGGCGAATAA
- the ccmA gene encoding cytochrome c biogenesis heme-transporting ATPase CcmA — protein MTLHLQAAGLACERDWRLLFEHLHFELHPGDMLQVAGPNGSGKTSLLRLLAGLMQPTAGQILLGGEPLAEQRHALASILLWIGHAAGIKDLLTAEENLAWLCALHRPANREAIWKALEAVGLRGFEDVPCHTLSAGQQRRVALARLYLDSPPLWILDEPFTALDKQGVAQLEAHLAAHCEQGGTVVLTTHHTLERKPSGYRELNLGQWAA, from the coding sequence GTGACCCTTCACCTCCAAGCCGCGGGCCTGGCCTGCGAGCGCGACTGGCGGCTGCTGTTCGAGCACCTGCACTTCGAGCTGCACCCTGGCGACATGCTGCAGGTCGCCGGCCCCAACGGCAGCGGCAAGACTAGCCTGCTGCGCCTGCTGGCAGGGCTCATGCAACCCACCGCCGGGCAGATCCTGCTGGGGGGCGAGCCGTTGGCCGAGCAACGCCATGCCCTGGCCAGCATCCTGCTGTGGATCGGCCACGCCGCCGGGATCAAGGACTTGCTCACCGCCGAAGAGAACCTTGCCTGGCTCTGCGCATTGCATCGCCCGGCCAACCGCGAGGCGATCTGGAAGGCGCTGGAGGCCGTCGGCCTGCGCGGTTTCGAGGATGTGCCCTGCCATACCCTGTCCGCCGGCCAGCAGCGCCGGGTGGCCCTGGCTCGGTTGTACCTCGACAGCCCGCCGCTGTGGATCCTCGACGAACCTTTCACCGCCCTCGACAAGCAGGGCGTGGCGCAACTGGAAGCGCACCTTGCAGCGCACTGCGAGCAGGGTGGTACCGTGGTGCTGACCACCCACCATACGCTCGAACGCAAGCCATCCGGCTATCGCGAGCTGAACCTGGGACAATGGGCGGCATGA